One stretch of Thalassophryne amazonica chromosome 17, fThaAma1.1, whole genome shotgun sequence DNA includes these proteins:
- the nkx6.1 gene encoding homeobox protein Nkx-6.1, which translates to MLAVGQMDGSRQSAFVLGSPPLAALHSMAEMKTPLYPAFPLSCTGPASSTSPATTSPNPGGMAASSLGIKTSSGPSSGLGSPQQSSSATPHGINDILNRPSVSAASAGILPGLPRFSSLSPPPPPGLYLSTAVARYPKPLAELPGRTPIFWPGVMQSAHWRDARFTCSPHQNSVLLDKDGKRKHTRPTFSGQQIFALEKTFEQTKYLAGPERARLAYSLGMTESQVKVWFQNRRTKWRKKHAAEMASAKKKQDSETERLKASDQDDDDYNKPLDPNSDDEKITQLLKKHKPGPSVLVHSSEPDSP; encoded by the exons ATGTTGGCCGTGGGTCAGATGGACGGGTCCCGACAGAGCGCCTTCGTCCTCGGCAGCCCCCCCCTGGCCGCTCTACACAGCATGGCGGAGATGAAGACCCCCCTGTACCCGGCCTTCCCGCTCTCCTGCACCGGACCCGCGTCCTCCACCTCGCCGGCCACCACCTCCCCGAACCCGGGCGGCATGGCCGCGTCCTCCCTGGGGATCAAAACTTCGTCGGGCCCGTCGTCCGGACTCGGGTCGCCGCAGCAGAGCTCCTCCGCCACCCCGCACGGGATTAACGACATCCTGAACCGGCCGTCCGTGTCCGCGGCCTCGGCGGGGATTCTGCCGGGTCTGCCCCGCTTCAGCAGCCTCAGCCCGCCGCCGCCGCCGGGACTCTACCTCAGCACGGCCGTGGCCCGGTACCCGAAGCCGCTGGCGGAGCTGCCGGGCCGGACGCCGATCTTCTGGCCCGGGGTGATGCAGAGCGCGCACTGGAGGGACGCCCGGTTCACCTGCTCGCCCC atcAGAACTCGGTCCTGCTGGACAAGGACGGGAAACGGAAACACACGCGGCCCACCTTCTCCGGTCAGCAGATCTTTGCTCTGGAAAAAACTTTTGAACAAACCAAATATCTGGCGGGACCCGAACGAGCCCGGCTGGCCTACTCCCTGGGCATGACGGAGAGCCAGGTCAAG GTTTGGTTCCAGAACAGAAGGACGAAGTGGAGGAAGAAACACGCGGCGGAAATGGCCTCGGCCAAAAAGAAGCAGGACTCAGAGACCGAGAGACTCAAAGCTTCGGACCAGGACGACGACGACTACAACAAGCCTCTGGACCCGAACTCGGACGACGAGAAAATTACACAGCTGCTGAAAAAACACAAACCGGGGCCGTCGGTGCTGGTGCACAGCTCGGAGCCCGACAGCCCCTGA